The Pelagibacterium halotolerans B2 genome has a segment encoding these proteins:
- a CDS encoding DUF7007 domain-containing protein, which produces MDWLDEGNDSPWGNVESVEEIAPGIWWIETDYHGGVSLDEDRLSEVPQLWRDNLFAGDGWFEEDCDWVLAAALFPHAFPELSWAQIAEIFEDSFPEYDLPNPPDGERKQAA; this is translated from the coding sequence ATGGATTGGCTAGACGAAGGCAATGACAGCCCTTGGGGCAACGTCGAGAGCGTTGAAGAAATTGCGCCGGGTATCTGGTGGATCGAAACCGATTATCATGGCGGCGTTAGCCTTGATGAAGATCGGCTATCCGAAGTTCCACAGCTTTGGCGTGATAATCTATTCGCGGGCGATGGCTGGTTTGAAGAAGATTGCGATTGGGTTCTAGCCGCAGCGCTTTTCCCTCACGCTTTTCCAGAACTGTCGTGGGCGCAGATCGCAGAGATTTTCGAGGACAGCTTTCCAGAATACGACCTGCCTAACCCGCCAGACGGCGAACGAAAGCAAGCCGCTTAA